The following coding sequences lie in one Hippopotamus amphibius kiboko isolate mHipAmp2 chromosome 17, mHipAmp2.hap2, whole genome shotgun sequence genomic window:
- the DLX4 gene encoding homeobox protein DLX-4 isoform X4 encodes MTSLPCPLPGPDASKAVFPDIAPVPSVVAAYQLGLSPATAAASDLPYSGPYGQLLPYPYTGPATPRDSYLPCQLPTAPSQLSHQERRPDSEKPPLSPEPSERRPQASTKKLRKPRTIYSSLQLQHLNQRFQHTQYLALPERAQLAAQLGLTQTQVKIWFQNKRSKYKKLLKQNSGRQEGDFPGRSPSLSPCSPPLPSLWDLPKAGALPTSGYGNNIGAWYQHHSPDVLAPPQMM; translated from the exons ATGACCTCtttgccctgccccctccctggcccGGACGCCTCCAAAGCCGTCTTCCCGGACATCGCCCCCGTCCCATCGGTAGTGGCTGCCTACCAGCTTGGCCTGTCCCCTGCAACCGCAGCCGCCTCTGATTTGCCCTATTCTGGGCCTTATGGCCAGCTCCTGCCCTATCCCTACACCGGGCCGGCGACCCCCAGAGACTCCTACCTGCCCTGCCAGCTACCCACGGCGCCGTCTCAGCTGTCTCATCAAGAGCGGAGGCCAG ACTCGGAGAAGCCGCCGCTGTCCCCGGAGCCCTCGGAGCGGCGCCCGCAGGCCTCGACCAAGAAGCTCAGGAAGCCGAGGACCATCTACTCGAGTCTGCAGCTACAGCACCTGAACCAGCGTTTCCAGCACACGCAGTACCTGGCGCTGCCGGAGAGGGCCCAGCTGGCCGCGCAGCTCGGCCTTACCCAGACGCAG GTAAAGATCTGGTTTCAGAACAAACGTTCCAAGTACAAGAAGCTTCTGAAGCAGAACTCTGGGAGAcaggaaggggacttccctgggaggTCCCCCTCCCTATCCCCCTGTTCCCCACCCCTTCCATCCCTGTGGGATCTACCCAAGGCAGgggccctgcccaccagtggcTATGGCAACAACATTGGAGCCTGGTATCAGCATCACTCTCCAGATGTCCTGGCTCCACCTCAGATGATGTGA
- the DLX4 gene encoding homeobox protein DLX-4 isoform X3 — protein MTSLPCPLPGPDASKAVFPDIAPVPSVVAAYQLGLSPATAAASDLPYSGPYGQLLPYPYTGPATPRDSYLPCQLPTAPSQLSHQERRPDSEKPPLSPEPSERRPQASTKKLRKPRTIYSSLQLQHLNQRFQHTQYLALPERAQLAAQLGLTQTQVGPVPSFLHANPPQVKIWFQNKRSKYKKLLKQNSGRQEGDFPGRSPSLSPCSPPLPSLWDLPKAGALPTSGYGNNIGAWYQHHSPDVLAPPQMM, from the exons ATGACCTCtttgccctgccccctccctggcccGGACGCCTCCAAAGCCGTCTTCCCGGACATCGCCCCCGTCCCATCGGTAGTGGCTGCCTACCAGCTTGGCCTGTCCCCTGCAACCGCAGCCGCCTCTGATTTGCCCTATTCTGGGCCTTATGGCCAGCTCCTGCCCTATCCCTACACCGGGCCGGCGACCCCCAGAGACTCCTACCTGCCCTGCCAGCTACCCACGGCGCCGTCTCAGCTGTCTCATCAAGAGCGGAGGCCAG ACTCGGAGAAGCCGCCGCTGTCCCCGGAGCCCTCGGAGCGGCGCCCGCAGGCCTCGACCAAGAAGCTCAGGAAGCCGAGGACCATCTACTCGAGTCTGCAGCTACAGCACCTGAACCAGCGTTTCCAGCACACGCAGTACCTGGCGCTGCCGGAGAGGGCCCAGCTGGCCGCGCAGCTCGGCCTTACCCAGACGCAGGTGGGGCCCGTCCCATCCTTCCTGCACGCTAACCCTCCCCAG GTAAAGATCTGGTTTCAGAACAAACGTTCCAAGTACAAGAAGCTTCTGAAGCAGAACTCTGGGAGAcaggaaggggacttccctgggaggTCCCCCTCCCTATCCCCCTGTTCCCCACCCCTTCCATCCCTGTGGGATCTACCCAAGGCAGgggccctgcccaccagtggcTATGGCAACAACATTGGAGCCTGGTATCAGCATCACTCTCCAGATGTCCTGGCTCCACCTCAGATGATGTGA
- the DLX4 gene encoding homeobox protein DLX-4 isoform X1, with amino-acid sequence MTSLPCPLPGPDASKAVFPDIAPVPSVVAAYQLGLSPATAAASDLPYSGPYGQLLPYPYTGPATPRDSYLPCQLPTAPSQLSHQERRPDSEKPPLSPEPSERRPQASTKKLRKPRTIYSSLQLQHLNQRFQHTQYLALPERAQLAAQLGLTQTQVGPVPSFLHANPPQVKIWFQNKRSKYKKLLKQNSGRQEGDFPGRSPSLSPCSPPLPSLWDLPKAGALPTSGYGNNIGAWYQHHSPDVLAPPQMIPEIRSTAPSRKASKGEINWTAQHESHR; translated from the exons ATGACCTCtttgccctgccccctccctggcccGGACGCCTCCAAAGCCGTCTTCCCGGACATCGCCCCCGTCCCATCGGTAGTGGCTGCCTACCAGCTTGGCCTGTCCCCTGCAACCGCAGCCGCCTCTGATTTGCCCTATTCTGGGCCTTATGGCCAGCTCCTGCCCTATCCCTACACCGGGCCGGCGACCCCCAGAGACTCCTACCTGCCCTGCCAGCTACCCACGGCGCCGTCTCAGCTGTCTCATCAAGAGCGGAGGCCAG ACTCGGAGAAGCCGCCGCTGTCCCCGGAGCCCTCGGAGCGGCGCCCGCAGGCCTCGACCAAGAAGCTCAGGAAGCCGAGGACCATCTACTCGAGTCTGCAGCTACAGCACCTGAACCAGCGTTTCCAGCACACGCAGTACCTGGCGCTGCCGGAGAGGGCCCAGCTGGCCGCGCAGCTCGGCCTTACCCAGACGCAGGTGGGGCCCGTCCCATCCTTCCTGCACGCTAACCCTCCCCAG GTAAAGATCTGGTTTCAGAACAAACGTTCCAAGTACAAGAAGCTTCTGAAGCAGAACTCTGGGAGAcaggaaggggacttccctgggaggTCCCCCTCCCTATCCCCCTGTTCCCCACCCCTTCCATCCCTGTGGGATCTACCCAAGGCAGgggccctgcccaccagtggcTATGGCAACAACATTGGAGCCTGGTATCAGCATCACTCTCCAGATGTCCTGGCTCCACCTCAGATGAT